A region of the Myxococcaceae bacterium JPH2 genome:
CAAGAGCTGGTCCCTGGTGAAACTCGGCACGACCCAAGCCCAGCGCAAGCTGTTCTTCAGCCTGGCGCGCACGCGCCGCGAGCTGGAGAAGTTCGGCAACGGCGACGCCGTGGTCAACGTGGAAGAGATTGCCCGGCGGCTGCACGTGAAGCCCGGCGAGGTTCGTGAAATGGAGCAGCGCATGGGCGGCAGGGACTTGTCACTCGATGCGCCCATGGGCGAGGACGGCGGCAACAGCCACGTGGACTTCGTGGTCAGCGCCGCCGCATCCCAGGACGACGAGTTCGCGGACAAGGAAGAGGCGGGCCTCATCCATGCCCGCGTCCGCACCGCCCTCATGCGCTTGGATCCCCGTGAGCGCTTCATCATCGAGCAGCGCGTCATGAACGAGCGCCCCATGACGCTCAAGGAGCTGGGCGAGCACTTCGGCTTCTCCCGCGAGCGCGCGAGGCAGTTGGAGATCCGCGCCAAGGACAAGCTCAAGGCGGAGCTGGCCGCCCTGATGGCCGAGGTCGACCCCGAGGCCATCGCCGCCCAAGGCTGAACCCCAGCCCATCCGGGCCACGACGCATTGCGTCCCGAGGCTGCCCCCTGCCTGCCCGGGGGGCGCACTCCTTGCCGAATGCAAGCGTCTCTTCGCGCCCGCGTCCGGACCCTGCTACAAGGGGCCCCCTGATTACCCTGTCAGGAGCCCCCGCTTGGCCCACGGTTCACAACAGGTCGCAGAAGATCGCGACCCCATTGCCCCGAGTTCCGCCCCGCACGTGCACACGCCCTACGTCGCTTCGACCGAATCGCCGGCAGAGCTGACGGCGCGGGGCCTGATTCTCGGCTCGGTCCTGGGCATCGTCTTCGCGGCGTCGTCCGTGTACCTGGCCATCAAGGTGGGCCTCACGGTGTCGGCGTCCATCCCGGTGGCGGTGCTCTCCATCGCCATCTTCCGCGTTCTGGGGCGCTCCAGCATCCTGGAGAACACCATCGTCCAGACGACGGGCTCGGCTGGTGAGTCGCTGGCCTTCGGAGTTGCCGCGGCCCTGCCCGCCCTGCTGCTGCTGGGCTACGACATCAACCTGACGCACGCGTTCCTGACGGCGGCCCTGGGCGGCATCCTCGGCGTGCTGATGATGATCCCCCTGCGCCAGGGCCTCATCGTCCAGGAGCACGGCAAGCTCACCTATCCGGAGGGCACCGCCAGCGCGGACGTGCTCATCGTCGGTGAGAAGGGCGGCACCAACGCCCGCACGGTCATCGTCGGCTTCCTGTTGGGCGGCATCTACAAGTTCGCCTACGCCGGCATGAAGCTCTGGAAGGAAGTCATCCTCACGCCCATCCAGGGCCTCAAGAGCGCCACCCTGGCCGCCGAGGTGAGCCCGGAGCTGCTCGGCGTGGGCTACATCATCGGGCCGCGCGTGGCCGCCGTGACGTTCGCGGGCGGCGTGCTCAGCTACCTCATCCTCATCCCGATGATCTCGTTCTTCGGCGGCATGCTGGACACGCCGCTGCTCGTGCACAACGGCAAGCTCATCCGGGACATGTCGCCGGATCAGATTCGCAACGCCTACGTGCTCTACATCGGCGCGGGCGCGGTGGCGACCGGCGGTCTCATCAGCCTCATCCGCTCCATGCCCACCATCGCGGGGGCCTTCAAGCGCAGCGTCCAGACGCTGATGGAGTCGCGCAACCAGGGCATGCAGCCCCAGGTGCTGCGCACCGAGCAGGACCTGCCCATCACCGTCGTCATCGTCGGCAGCCTGCTGCTGGTGCTCGCCATCTGGCTGGCGCCGCCGCTGCACGTCAACTTCATCTCCGCCATCCTCATCGTCATCTTCGGCTTCTTCTTCGTGACGGTGAGCGCGCGAATCACGGGTGAGATTGGCAGCTCGTCCAACCCCATCTCCGGCATGGTGGTGGCCACGCTGCTCGTCACCTGCCTCGTGTACCTGCTGTTCGGCTGGACCTCGTCGCCCGACCGCTTCATGGCGCTGACGACGGCGGCCATCGTGGGCATCGCGGCCTCCAACGGCGGCACCACCGCGCAGGACCTCAAGACGGCCTACCTCGTGGGCGGCACGCCCAAGAAGCAGCAGATCGCCCTCTTCGTGGGCGTCATCACCAGCGCCATGTTCATCGGCCTCGTGCTGGTGCTGCTCAACCAGGGCGCCACCACCATCATCCCCGAGTCGCACCCCAATGTGCAGGTGAGCGAGCTGACGGACGAGGTCCGCACGCAGCACACCTTCAAGTGGGACGCGGCCCGCGCCACGCTCACGGAGCGCGGTCTGGATGACGCCCACCTGCGCCGCGCGCTCTGGGCCCAGGGCTATGAGCTGAGCCCGGTGGACGCCGGCCCGATGCAGGTGCGCAGCTGGCGCCCGGTCACGGCCGAGCAGCTCGCGGCCATCACCGTGACGCCCGCGAACGGCCAGGCGGTGAAGCTGTCCGACCTGGGTGCCGTCACCTCGGCGGGGGAGCAGAACTACAAGGTCGGCTTCGTGCGCGGCGCGGACACCCCCGTGCCCGCCGGCAAGTACCTGGTCGACGGCTCCGGCACCATCCAGTACCTCGTGGATCCGGGCATCGGCGGTCGCATCACCGAGTACGAGGGCCAGCAGCTCACCCGCTACTCGGCCCCGAAGGCGCAGCTCTTCAGCCTCATCATCGACGGCATCCTCACCCGCAAGCTGCCGTGGGACCTGGTGCTCCTGGGCGTCTTCATCGCGCTGATGCTGGAGCTGTGCGGCGTGTCCGCCCTGCCCTTCGCCGTGGGCGTGTACCTGCCCATCAGCAGCACCACCCCGCTCTTCGTGGGCGGCATGGTGCGCTACCTCGTGGACCGCATCCGCGGAGGCTCGGCCGCCGAGTCCGAGTTCTCGCCGGGCACCCTGATGTCCTCTGGATACATCGCCGGCGGCTCCATCGCGGGCGTGCTCATCGCCATCCTGGAGATCGCCAGCGACGGGGCCTGGACGCGCGCCATCAACCTCCCCGCCCTGCTCGGCACGAACGGCGCGTTGGGCCGCTTCCTGAACGCGGTGGGCGAGAGCGACTCCGCGTCCCCGCTCTGGTCCAACGTGTGGGGCCTGGGCATCTTCGCGGCCATCACGGTGTTCCTGCTGCGCTCGGCCATCAAGGGCCCGAGCGGCGCAGAGGCCCCGCCCACCGGCAAGTAGTCCCTCAGCACGCCCACCGGTCCGCGCCTCTTCGGGGCCGGCCGGTGGGTTCACTCACGAGGCGGCGTGGACCCAGGTCCCGCCGCCTCGCTGTGTTTCAAGGCTCAGAGCGACTGCGTCGAGGCCGGCAGCTGGGGGGCGCGGGCGTCCGGGCCCACCGCTTCGGCGCAGACGTACTCGGTGCGCAGGGGCGCGACGATGCCGAAGGAGAAGACGTAGACGAACGGGGCCCACCACGGCCAGTAGACGTCCACTCGGGACAGCCCGTTGCGGCACTCCCCGGCGGCCACGTCCGACGCGGTCAACCCGTAGACGAGGCTGACCCCGGTCTGCTCCGAGGGGAGTCCCTCACGCGGTGCGCCGCTGCGCACGCTCAACCGAAAGCAGCCCGTCAGCGTCAGCAGCACCATCCCGGACGCCACCACTCGCTTCATCGGATCCACCCTCATGTCGGTGCGAAGGCGGCGGTCCGTAACACAACCGGATTTCCCCGTCATCTGCCACACCGGAGCGGGCGCGACACCCCCACGTGACGTCCGCCCGGGGGCGCCTGCTGGGGTGTTGACCAGGAGTCAGGCTAAACTGGCGTCCCCCCATCCCGGGCATCCGCCCAGCCCGGATTCTTTCAGGAAGCATGGCCCCGCCCCAGAAAGTCACGGAAGCGAGCACGGAACCGGAGCAGTCGCCGGACGTGCGCGAGAAGGTGGAACTGGCGCGCACGTTCGCGTTCCATCTGCTCAAGGGCATCAAGCAGATCGGCATGTACCGCCACAACGAGGCGCGCTTCCCGGAGTTCCTCGCCAAGGCGCTCGAGTCCATCAGCGCGTACACCGAGAAGTTCGGCCCCCTGTCGCTGAAGGTGGAGCAGCAGAACCTCATGCTCCACAACGAGTCGCTGTTCACCGAAGACACGCCGCTCCCCTACAAGTTCTTCCGCGACGGCATCCGCCAGCTCATCTTCCGGCCCGGGCTGGCCATCGACGAGCTGGTGACGCTGACGCTCATCGCCCTGTCCGAGCCCGAGCGCGGCGCGGACGACGTGCTGGCGCAGCTGTGGCGCGCCGGCATGCAGAACGTCGAGTACGTGGTGGTCGAAGGCTTCTCCATGGAGAACGCCTCCGAGGAGGAAGTGCAGGTCGAGGTGGACAAGGTGGTGGGCTACCTCTACGCGCGCCTCCAGACGAACTCGGATGACTTCCTGCGCTTCGCGCGCGTGTCCGCGGAGGACCTGGACGCCAAGCTGGAAGGCGTGGAGCAGCTGCGCGGCCTGGTGGTTGGCGGACGCCACGCCACGGACGAGCTGAAGGCCTCGCTCCAGCGGGAGATCTCCGAGGAGGAGACGGCGCGGCTGTTCCCCAAGCTGGTGGGCGCGGTGTTCCAGGTCGTCGAAGGCGGCGTGGATGACGCCTCCCTCATCGAGGAGATCTTCGTCCAGCTGCTCGACATGATGTTGCTCCAGGACGACTTCGCCACCGTCAATCAGATCGTCCTCAAGCTGCGCGCGCTGTCGCAGCGCGATGGCGGCGCGGGCCTGGGCCGGCTGATGGAGACGTTCCTCGTGAAGATGGGCGAGGAGCAGCGCCTCATGCGCCTGGGCGAGTCACTCAAGCAGGCGCGCCCGAAGAACCCGATGGACGTGACGCGCTATCTCCAGGCGCTCGGCATCGAGGCGGTGATTCCGCTGCTCACCGTGCTGGAGACCATCGAGATCCCGGAGAACCGCATCCTGCTGTGCGACGTGCTCGCGGGCTTCGCTCGGGACATGCCGGAGCCCTTCGTGGCGCGGCTGCTGTCAGACCGGCCGCAGACCGTGCGCGACATGGTCTACATCCTGGAGAAGAGCAACCACCCCGAGCGGCTGAAGATGTTCGCGCAGGTGCTCAAGAGCCCCAACCTGGTGGTGAAGCTGGAGGTGCTCAACATCATCGGGCGCGGGCGCACGGGCGAGTCCCGCCGGGTCATCGCGGAGGCGCTCCAGGACCCCGTCTCGCAGGTGCGCATGCTGGCCGCGAAGCTCCTGCCCGAGTTCGACCGGGACAAGGCCTTCGTCGATTTGATCCGGTTGGTGCGCGACCCCGGCTTCGACAAGAAGGTCCCCGACGAGAAGATGGCGGTCTACACGGCCATCGGCACCACGGGCACGCCGGCCGCGCTGTCGATGATGCAGCAGTTGCTCACGGTGAAGCCCTCGCTGCTCAACAAGCGGCGGGTGATGGACGACAAGCTGTTGGCCATCGCGGCCCTGGGCGGAGCGTGCTCCATCCAGTCGTACAAGATCCTGCAAGGCGTGGTGGAGGACCGCACGCAACCCGTGGAGGTCCTCACCGCGGCGCGCAAGGCGATGTATCAAACGCGCAAGACGCTGTTCGGCGACTCGGCGCTCCCAGAGGAGGCGTGACGCGATGGCTGACAACATCAAGATCACCCAGACGCAGACCGCCCAGGGCGAGAACCTCAACGAGTACGGCCGCGAGCACAACGAGAAGCTCCAGTCGCTCGCGCGCAGCATGCTCGCGGGCTTCTACATGCTGGTGCGCTCGGTGAAGATGTACGACCCGGACAACGGCGTCTTCGAGAAGCCGTTGCACCAGCTCCAGGACATCATCAACCAGATCATCGGCAAGGAAGGCCGGCTGGAACTCACCGGCGTGAAGGACTCGTTCTACATGAACGGGATGCTGGTGAAGGTGGACCTCAACTCCATCGAGAACCAGCGCTACCTGCTCACGGAGATGCGGGCCAAGGACGTGGGCGGCATCACCCTCACCAAGCCGGTGACGGTGCCCGAGCTGAAGAACTTCGTGTGGATCTTCAGCAAGGAGCAGCAGTCGAGCGCCGAGGAGGACGGACTCGCGGGCCGCAAGCTGCTCAACATGCGCGTGGCCAAGTTCTCCAAGCTGAAGGAGAAGCTGAACAAGGACATGGACAACCCGGGCGACCAGAAGGTCGACCGGAAGAAGTACGCCATGACCGTGTACGCGCGCGCCGTCTTCTTCATCCAGAAGTACCTGGAGTCCGTACGCGCCGGGAAGCCCATCGGCTCCTCTCGCGCGCTGCGGTTGGTGCAGGACTTCGTGGACATCTCGTTCGACCAGAAGACCCACTTCCTGGGCATGACGACGATGAAGCGCGAGGAGGACTACCTCGTCTACCACCAGGTCAACGTCACGCTCATGTGCATCGTCTTCGGCGCGGAGCTGGGGCTCACCAAGCCGCAGCTTCGCGACCTGGGCTACATCGCCCTCTTCCACGACGCGGGCATGACGACGCTGCCCGAGCACCTGGCCACCAAGCGCGGCGCGCTGACTCCGGACGAGAAGGCCGCGGTGGCGCGCGCGCCGCTCATTAGCGTGCGCAACATCCTGATGGAGAAGGGCTTCAGCCGCTCCACGCTGCTGCGCGTGGTGACGACGTTCGAGCACAAGACGGACTACGGCACCGCGGTGCGCGACGCGCGCGGCAACATCCAGATGATCATCCCCAAGACGAACCTGGGGGTGTACGCGAAGATCATCGCCATCTGCGACGCGTACGACGCGCTCACCTCACGCCGGCCCTACCGGGATGCCTACGGCCCCGAGGTGGCGCTGATGCTGATGTGGACCGAGATGCGCCAGAAGTTCGACCCGGACCTCTTGTCCGTCTTCATGCGCGTGATGGCCATCCAGCCCATCAAGGTGCTCAGCCGCCGCCAGCAGCAGCTCAGCGTCTCCGGGATTTGATCGCGGGCGCCGGGGGCGCACCGGCCTCGCGCAGCTTGGCGAGCGCCTGGGAGAGGTCCTCGGGCACCGGCGCCTCCAGCGCGACGTCCTTGCTCGTGCGAGGGTGCGCGAACGCCAGGCGCCACGCATGGAGCGCCTGTCGGCCCAGGGCCTCCTGCGCCTCGGCCACCGCGCCCTTCGCCTTGCGCCCCGCGCCGTAGAGGGTGTCGCCCAACAGTGGATGCCCCGCCTCTGACAGGTGCACGCGAATCTGATGCGTGCGACCGGTGAGCAGGTCCACCTCCACCAGCGCCGCGCCGTCGAAGGACTCGAGCACGCGGTACAGGGTGATGGCGGGCTTGCCCTCCTTCACCTTGCCGGTGAAGCGCTGGCGGTGCACGGGGTGCCGCCCATAGAGCGTCTCGATGCGCCCTTCGGCGGGCGGAACGCCGTGCACCAGGGCCAGGTACGTCTTGGACACCGCCCGCGTCTTGAAGGACTTCTGGAGCGCCACGAGGGCCTGCTCGTGCTTGGCGACCACCAGACAGCCCGTGGTGTCCTTGTCGAGCCGATGGACGATGCCGGGCCGAAGCTCGCCGCCCACGCCGGCCAGGTCCTTCACCCGGTGCAGCAGCGCGTTGACGAGCGTCCCGGACGCGTGCCCCGCGCCCGGATGCACCACCATGCCCGAGGCCTTGTTGACCACGACGATGTCGCGGTCCTCGTGCAGCACCGCGAGCGGCAGCTCCTCCGCTTGAGGCACGGCCGCCACGGGAGCGGGAACCTGGAGCGAGAGCACCTCTCCACCGCGCAGGCGCTGCGACACCTTGGTGGGCCGGCCGTCCAGGAGGACGTGGCCCGACTCGATGAGGG
Encoded here:
- a CDS encoding HEAT repeat domain-containing protein, giving the protein MAPPQKVTEASTEPEQSPDVREKVELARTFAFHLLKGIKQIGMYRHNEARFPEFLAKALESISAYTEKFGPLSLKVEQQNLMLHNESLFTEDTPLPYKFFRDGIRQLIFRPGLAIDELVTLTLIALSEPERGADDVLAQLWRAGMQNVEYVVVEGFSMENASEEEVQVEVDKVVGYLYARLQTNSDDFLRFARVSAEDLDAKLEGVEQLRGLVVGGRHATDELKASLQREISEEETARLFPKLVGAVFQVVEGGVDDASLIEEIFVQLLDMMLLQDDFATVNQIVLKLRALSQRDGGAGLGRLMETFLVKMGEEQRLMRLGESLKQARPKNPMDVTRYLQALGIEAVIPLLTVLETIEIPENRILLCDVLAGFARDMPEPFVARLLSDRPQTVRDMVYILEKSNHPERLKMFAQVLKSPNLVVKLEVLNIIGRGRTGESRRVIAEALQDPVSQVRMLAAKLLPEFDRDKAFVDLIRLVRDPGFDKKVPDEKMAVYTAIGTTGTPAALSMMQQLLTVKPSLLNKRRVMDDKLLAIAALGGACSIQSYKILQGVVEDRTQPVEVLTAARKAMYQTRKTLFGDSALPEEA
- a CDS encoding RluA family pseudouridine synthase, with amino-acid sequence MAAPDIREHRAPPEARGERLDQHLARAFPDLTRSRLQALIESGHVLLDGRPTKVSQRLRGGEVLSLQVPAPVAAVPQAEELPLAVLHEDRDIVVVNKASGMVVHPGAGHASGTLVNALLHRVKDLAGVGGELRPGIVHRLDKDTTGCLVVAKHEQALVALQKSFKTRAVSKTYLALVHGVPPAEGRIETLYGRHPVHRQRFTGKVKEGKPAITLYRVLESFDGAALVEVDLLTGRTHQIRVHLSEAGHPLLGDTLYGAGRKAKGAVAEAQEALGRQALHAWRLAFAHPRTSKDVALEAPVPEDLSQALAKLREAGAPPAPAIKSRRR
- a CDS encoding RNA polymerase subunit sigma-70 gives rise to the protein KSWSLVKLGTTQAQRKLFFSLARTRRELEKFGNGDAVVNVEEIARRLHVKPGEVREMEQRMGGRDLSLDAPMGEDGGNSHVDFVVSAAASQDDEFADKEEAGLIHARVRTALMRLDPRERFIIEQRVMNERPMTLKELGEHFGFSRERARQLEIRAKDKLKAELAALMAEVDPEAIAAQG
- a CDS encoding oligopeptide transporter, OPT family; its protein translation is MAHGSQQVAEDRDPIAPSSAPHVHTPYVASTESPAELTARGLILGSVLGIVFAASSVYLAIKVGLTVSASIPVAVLSIAIFRVLGRSSILENTIVQTTGSAGESLAFGVAAALPALLLLGYDINLTHAFLTAALGGILGVLMMIPLRQGLIVQEHGKLTYPEGTASADVLIVGEKGGTNARTVIVGFLLGGIYKFAYAGMKLWKEVILTPIQGLKSATLAAEVSPELLGVGYIIGPRVAAVTFAGGVLSYLILIPMISFFGGMLDTPLLVHNGKLIRDMSPDQIRNAYVLYIGAGAVATGGLISLIRSMPTIAGAFKRSVQTLMESRNQGMQPQVLRTEQDLPITVVIVGSLLLVLAIWLAPPLHVNFISAILIVIFGFFFVTVSARITGEIGSSSNPISGMVVATLLVTCLVYLLFGWTSSPDRFMALTTAAIVGIAASNGGTTAQDLKTAYLVGGTPKKQQIALFVGVITSAMFIGLVLVLLNQGATTIIPESHPNVQVSELTDEVRTQHTFKWDAARATLTERGLDDAHLRRALWAQGYELSPVDAGPMQVRSWRPVTAEQLAAITVTPANGQAVKLSDLGAVTSAGEQNYKVGFVRGADTPVPAGKYLVDGSGTIQYLVDPGIGGRITEYEGQQLTRYSAPKAQLFSLIIDGILTRKLPWDLVLLGVFIALMLELCGVSALPFAVGVYLPISSTTPLFVGGMVRYLVDRIRGGSAAESEFSPGTLMSSGYIAGGSIAGVLIAILEIASDGAWTRAINLPALLGTNGALGRFLNAVGESDSASPLWSNVWGLGIFAAITVFLLRSAIKGPSGAEAPPTGK